One Calliopsis andreniformis isolate RMS-2024a chromosome 9, iyCalAndr_principal, whole genome shotgun sequence genomic window carries:
- the Efa6 gene encoding exchange factor for Arf 6 isoform X1 yields the protein MAEELVVTLNRGDSSGFGFSLLGTAGLPHVIYDIVENSPAAKSGKVEAGDVILRVNEVDVNRFSTKEVLKCLRLSSDPVTLKLRRDPAIKAHVRRLLSPGQLACDETDSSKISHEATTLVNNPRAVSSGNGENTESKKPGTPELPGGSPREPTGATTQYTTRSNGSYSDASGSSELEALLPPVDSFKEEERAQWEPLSGEKFTRQKNMPRFEAYMMTGDLMLNLSRTQQSSGLLPKHQRKVDSLRYNNHHTHHHHNHHNHHHHNSVPTSPNEMLGHHRAYKCTGSNSASTSPVGISKRESGQCSGQSGTSKPNAASFGYSSGFVRTSRSEDHLQFQKDPSMSAVDIDIDDDVTSSLNTLLDTRPDSGQGLSSERIVWTYNAPVSSPSASERTSCCQNGSSSQSSSSSSSTEGTSPQRSLSPASPTSVSSSVMSSNSGSRRFPPPVPTGTTATALGPSGDGTTSSASGLHPTNGDLSQSEAISNMSSPDYNDEETMDILSARDIMMVSDLSDSDSTILASEPPQRRLKTSGQSSAAYTPGQDSSEHRIVIQVKGPDKDAAAARNTSPRQNRRRGNPSNSDLVPTSTAQSNTQRSSATATGNVTPEFVGYQELKESEDEKEAFNSGNYDEKHSGASPPQSADEESDIESLHSFHYSPKAVDLPSAVRLAKRLYSLDGFKKSDVSRHLSKNNDFSRAVAEEYLKYFNFERDTLDVALRKFLAQFSLTGETQERERVLVHFSKRFLDCNPGAFKSQDAVHTLTCAIMLLNTDLHGQNIGRKMSCNEFIVNLAELNDGADFPREVLKQLYNAIKSFPLEWALDEEGDETANQAIQQGDGSAISRTGNPFLDVPNVTGATEFKKGYVMRKCCYDSNGKKTPFGKRGWKMYYCTVRELVLYLHKDEHGFRNDSLHNAIRIHHALATWASDYTKKQHVFRLRTADQAEYLFQTSDSKELQSWIDAINFVCASFSCQPLEGAVGSQRKFQRPLLPCSHTKLSPREQLRDHEERVSRLEAELEEHRRHPPERGAKALAVQNYKEKDAYLHYELKRYKTYSYLLRSRLAFTEAEPSLVESSIGEVDEGSGALLNSDVALVPPPVPDRPAINRYSYRAAIYNRNLLNGQDYGGDIG from the exons ATCCTGCAATAAAAGCACACGTGCGCCGCCTGCTATCACCTGGACAGCTGGCCTGCGACGAAACGGACTCCTCGAAGATCTCCCACGAGGCGACGACTCTGGTGAATAACCCAAGGGCCGTGTCGTCGGGCAACGGCGAGAACACGGAATCGAAGAAACCGGGAACACCAGAATTGCCGGGTGGATCACCTCGGGAACCGACTGGTGCAACGACGCAGTATACGACCAGGAGCAATGGTTCTTACAGCGATGCTTCCGGTTCTTCCGAGCTGGAGGCGCTCCTTCCGCCTGTCGACAGTTTCAAGGAGGAAGAACGGGCCCAATGGGAACCTCTGTCGGGCGAGAAGTTCACTAGACAGAAGAATATGCCTAG GTTCGAAGCCTACATGATGACCGGTGACCTGATGCTGAATCTGTCGCGCACTCAGCAGAGCAGCGGCCTGCTGCCGAAGCACCAGAGGAAGGTCGACTCGCTGAGGTACAACAATCATCACACCCACCATCACCATAATCACCACAATCACCACCATCATAACTCGGTACCTACCAGTCCTAACGAGATGCTGGGCCATCACCGTGCTTACAAGTGCACCGGTTCGAACTCGGCCAGCACCTCCCCGGTCGGGATCAGCAAGCGCGAGAGCGGCCAATGCTCCGGCCAGAGCGGTACTAGCAAGCCGAACGCCGCGAGTTTCGGTTACTCGAGCGGCTTCGTGCGTACCTCGCGCTCCGAGGACCACTTGCAATTCCAAAAGGACCCGTCGATGAGCGCGGTGGACATTGACATTGACGACGACGTCACGTCCAGCCTGAACACCCTGTTGGACACGCGGCCTGACAGCGGCCAAGGTCTGTCCAGCGAGAGGATCGTCTGGACGTACAACGCGCCGGTCAGCTCGCCCTCCGCCTCGGAGCGCACCTCGTGCTGCCAAAACGGCAGCTCCTCGCAGTCCTCCTCGAGTAGCTCCTCGACCGAGGGCACTAGTCCCCAGAGATCCTTATCGCCAGCCTCCCCTACCTCGGTGTCGTCCTCCGTCATGTCCTCCAATTCTGGATCCCGTAGGTTCCCACCGCCGGTCCCCACGGGCACCACCGCAACAGCCCTGGGCCCATCCGGCGACGGGACCACATCCTCGGCCTCCGGCCTTCATCCCACCAACGGTGACCTCAGTCAGTCCGAGGCCATCAGCAACATGTCCAGTCCCGACTACAACGACGAGGAGACTATGGACATACTCAGTGCCCGCGATATCATGATGGTCAGTGATCTGAGTGACAGTGACTCGACGATATTGGCCAGCGAGCCGCCCCAGAGGAGGCTCAAGACCAGCGGGCAGAGCTCCGCCGCATACACGCCTGGCCAAGACTCCTCCGAGCACAGGATAGTGATACAAGTGAAAGGGCCCGATAAGGATGCCGCCGCGGCGAGGAACACCAGCCCGAGGCAGAATAGACGGCGCGGTAATCCTAGTAATTCAGACCTCGTGCCCACATCCACCGCGCAGAGCAACACGCAACGATCGTCTGCCACCGCTACTGGCAATGTTACTCCTGAGTTCGTTGGATATCAG GAATTAAAGGAAAGCGAGGATGAAAAGGAAGCGTTCAATTCTGGCAATTACGACGAGAAGCACAGTGGTGCGTCGCCGCCACAATCTGCCGACGAAGAAAGCGACATCGAAAGTCTTCATAGCTTCCACTATAGTCCTAAGGCGGTGGACCTGCCATCGGCTGTTCGATTAGCCAAGCGTTTGTACTCTCTGGACGGATTTAAGAAGTCTGACGTCTCTAGGCACCTTAGCAAAAA CAACGACTTTAGTAGAGCGGTAGCCGAGGAATACTTGAAATACTTCAACTTTGAACGGGACACGCTGGACGTGGCTCTCAGAAAGTTCCTTGCCCAATTCTCTTTGACAGGGGAGACCCAGGAAAGAGAAAGGGTTCTTGTACATTTCTCCAAAAGGTTTCTCGATTGTAACCCAGGCGCTTTCAAATCTCAgg ACGCTGTTCATACCTTAACTTGTGCTATAATGCTGCTCAATACGGATCTTCATGGTCAAAATATTGGCAGGAAGATGTCGTGTAACGAATTTATAGTAAACCTCGCGGAATTGAACGACGGTGCTGATTTTCCCAGGGAAGTGCTGAAGCAGCTTTATAATGCAATCAAATCCTTCCCTCTTGAATGGGCCTT GGACGAAGAAGGAGACGAGACTGCGAATCAGGCGATTCAACAGGGTGACGGTTCAGCGATATCTAGAACTGGTAATCCATTTCTCGATGTGCCAAATGTTACGGGTGCTACAGAGTTTAAGAAGGGTTATGTCATGCGGAAATGCTGCTACGATTCCAATGGAAAGAAAA caCCGTTCGGAAAACGAGGCTGGAAAATGTATTATTGTACAGTGAGGGAACTTGTATTATATTTGCACAAAGATGAGCATGGCTTCCGTAACGATAGTCTACATAACGCGATACGCATTCACCACGCACTGGCTACCTGGGCGTCCGACTACACAAAAAAGCAACACGTCTTTAGGTTACGAACTGCCGATCAAGCAGAGTATCTCTTCCAAACGAG CGATTCCAAAGAACTTCAATCGTGGATCGACGCGATCAATTTCGTATGTGCCAGTTTCTCCTGCCAGCCTTTAGAAGGAGCTGTGGGTTCTCAACGAAAATTTCAACGACCTCTGCTCCCCTGCAGTCACACGAAACTGTCACCT AGAGAACAATTACGGGACCACGAGGAAAGAGTTAGTAGGTTGGAGGCCGAATTGGAGGAGCACAGACGACATCCACCTGAAAGGGGGGCGAAGGCTCTTGCTGTACAAAATTATAAGGAAAAAGATGCCTATCTACATTACGAG CTGAAGAGATACAAGACGTACTCATACTTGTTAAGGTCAAGGCTGGCGTTTACGGAGGCAGAACCGTCTTTAGTCGAGAGCAGTATCGGTGAAGTGGATGAAGGAAGCGGGGCTTTACTGAACTCAGACGTGGCGTTAGTACCACCACCGGTTCCTGATCGACCAGCCATAAATAGGTACAGTTACAGGGCTGCCATTTACAACCGTAATCTGCTAAACGGTCAGGACTACGGCGGGGATATTGGTTGA
- the Efa6 gene encoding exchange factor for Arf 6 isoform X2 encodes MPNLAYCLWCCCRPLDRYLSRRADRFDYVEYTPLYQVEAGDVILRVNEVDVNRFSTKEVLKCLRLSSDPVTLKLRRDPAIKAHVRRLLSPGQLACDETDSSKISHEATTLVNNPRAVSSGNGENTESKKPGTPELPGGSPREPTGATTQYTTRSNGSYSDASGSSELEALLPPVDSFKEEERAQWEPLSGEKFTRQKNMPRFEAYMMTGDLMLNLSRTQQSSGLLPKHQRKVDSLRYNNHHTHHHHNHHNHHHHNSVPTSPNEMLGHHRAYKCTGSNSASTSPVGISKRESGQCSGQSGTSKPNAASFGYSSGFVRTSRSEDHLQFQKDPSMSAVDIDIDDDVTSSLNTLLDTRPDSGQGLSSERIVWTYNAPVSSPSASERTSCCQNGSSSQSSSSSSSTEGTSPQRSLSPASPTSVSSSVMSSNSGSRRFPPPVPTGTTATALGPSGDGTTSSASGLHPTNGDLSQSEAISNMSSPDYNDEETMDILSARDIMMVSDLSDSDSTILASEPPQRRLKTSGQSSAAYTPGQDSSEHRIVIQVKGPDKDAAAARNTSPRQNRRRGNPSNSDLVPTSTAQSNTQRSSATATGNVTPEFVGYQELKESEDEKEAFNSGNYDEKHSGASPPQSADEESDIESLHSFHYSPKAVDLPSAVRLAKRLYSLDGFKKSDVSRHLSKNNDFSRAVAEEYLKYFNFERDTLDVALRKFLAQFSLTGETQERERVLVHFSKRFLDCNPGAFKSQDAVHTLTCAIMLLNTDLHGQNIGRKMSCNEFIVNLAELNDGADFPREVLKQLYNAIKSFPLEWALDEEGDETANQAIQQGDGSAISRTGNPFLDVPNVTGATEFKKGYVMRKCCYDSNGKKTPFGKRGWKMYYCTVRELVLYLHKDEHGFRNDSLHNAIRIHHALATWASDYTKKQHVFRLRTADQAEYLFQTSDSKELQSWIDAINFVCASFSCQPLEGAVGSQRKFQRPLLPCSHTKLSPREQLRDHEERVSRLEAELEEHRRHPPERGAKALAVQNYKEKDAYLHYELKRYKTYSYLLRSRLAFTEAEPSLVESSIGEVDEGSGALLNSDVALVPPPVPDRPAINRYSYRAAIYNRNLLNGQDYGGDIG; translated from the exons ATCCTGCAATAAAAGCACACGTGCGCCGCCTGCTATCACCTGGACAGCTGGCCTGCGACGAAACGGACTCCTCGAAGATCTCCCACGAGGCGACGACTCTGGTGAATAACCCAAGGGCCGTGTCGTCGGGCAACGGCGAGAACACGGAATCGAAGAAACCGGGAACACCAGAATTGCCGGGTGGATCACCTCGGGAACCGACTGGTGCAACGACGCAGTATACGACCAGGAGCAATGGTTCTTACAGCGATGCTTCCGGTTCTTCCGAGCTGGAGGCGCTCCTTCCGCCTGTCGACAGTTTCAAGGAGGAAGAACGGGCCCAATGGGAACCTCTGTCGGGCGAGAAGTTCACTAGACAGAAGAATATGCCTAG GTTCGAAGCCTACATGATGACCGGTGACCTGATGCTGAATCTGTCGCGCACTCAGCAGAGCAGCGGCCTGCTGCCGAAGCACCAGAGGAAGGTCGACTCGCTGAGGTACAACAATCATCACACCCACCATCACCATAATCACCACAATCACCACCATCATAACTCGGTACCTACCAGTCCTAACGAGATGCTGGGCCATCACCGTGCTTACAAGTGCACCGGTTCGAACTCGGCCAGCACCTCCCCGGTCGGGATCAGCAAGCGCGAGAGCGGCCAATGCTCCGGCCAGAGCGGTACTAGCAAGCCGAACGCCGCGAGTTTCGGTTACTCGAGCGGCTTCGTGCGTACCTCGCGCTCCGAGGACCACTTGCAATTCCAAAAGGACCCGTCGATGAGCGCGGTGGACATTGACATTGACGACGACGTCACGTCCAGCCTGAACACCCTGTTGGACACGCGGCCTGACAGCGGCCAAGGTCTGTCCAGCGAGAGGATCGTCTGGACGTACAACGCGCCGGTCAGCTCGCCCTCCGCCTCGGAGCGCACCTCGTGCTGCCAAAACGGCAGCTCCTCGCAGTCCTCCTCGAGTAGCTCCTCGACCGAGGGCACTAGTCCCCAGAGATCCTTATCGCCAGCCTCCCCTACCTCGGTGTCGTCCTCCGTCATGTCCTCCAATTCTGGATCCCGTAGGTTCCCACCGCCGGTCCCCACGGGCACCACCGCAACAGCCCTGGGCCCATCCGGCGACGGGACCACATCCTCGGCCTCCGGCCTTCATCCCACCAACGGTGACCTCAGTCAGTCCGAGGCCATCAGCAACATGTCCAGTCCCGACTACAACGACGAGGAGACTATGGACATACTCAGTGCCCGCGATATCATGATGGTCAGTGATCTGAGTGACAGTGACTCGACGATATTGGCCAGCGAGCCGCCCCAGAGGAGGCTCAAGACCAGCGGGCAGAGCTCCGCCGCATACACGCCTGGCCAAGACTCCTCCGAGCACAGGATAGTGATACAAGTGAAAGGGCCCGATAAGGATGCCGCCGCGGCGAGGAACACCAGCCCGAGGCAGAATAGACGGCGCGGTAATCCTAGTAATTCAGACCTCGTGCCCACATCCACCGCGCAGAGCAACACGCAACGATCGTCTGCCACCGCTACTGGCAATGTTACTCCTGAGTTCGTTGGATATCAG GAATTAAAGGAAAGCGAGGATGAAAAGGAAGCGTTCAATTCTGGCAATTACGACGAGAAGCACAGTGGTGCGTCGCCGCCACAATCTGCCGACGAAGAAAGCGACATCGAAAGTCTTCATAGCTTCCACTATAGTCCTAAGGCGGTGGACCTGCCATCGGCTGTTCGATTAGCCAAGCGTTTGTACTCTCTGGACGGATTTAAGAAGTCTGACGTCTCTAGGCACCTTAGCAAAAA CAACGACTTTAGTAGAGCGGTAGCCGAGGAATACTTGAAATACTTCAACTTTGAACGGGACACGCTGGACGTGGCTCTCAGAAAGTTCCTTGCCCAATTCTCTTTGACAGGGGAGACCCAGGAAAGAGAAAGGGTTCTTGTACATTTCTCCAAAAGGTTTCTCGATTGTAACCCAGGCGCTTTCAAATCTCAgg ACGCTGTTCATACCTTAACTTGTGCTATAATGCTGCTCAATACGGATCTTCATGGTCAAAATATTGGCAGGAAGATGTCGTGTAACGAATTTATAGTAAACCTCGCGGAATTGAACGACGGTGCTGATTTTCCCAGGGAAGTGCTGAAGCAGCTTTATAATGCAATCAAATCCTTCCCTCTTGAATGGGCCTT GGACGAAGAAGGAGACGAGACTGCGAATCAGGCGATTCAACAGGGTGACGGTTCAGCGATATCTAGAACTGGTAATCCATTTCTCGATGTGCCAAATGTTACGGGTGCTACAGAGTTTAAGAAGGGTTATGTCATGCGGAAATGCTGCTACGATTCCAATGGAAAGAAAA caCCGTTCGGAAAACGAGGCTGGAAAATGTATTATTGTACAGTGAGGGAACTTGTATTATATTTGCACAAAGATGAGCATGGCTTCCGTAACGATAGTCTACATAACGCGATACGCATTCACCACGCACTGGCTACCTGGGCGTCCGACTACACAAAAAAGCAACACGTCTTTAGGTTACGAACTGCCGATCAAGCAGAGTATCTCTTCCAAACGAG CGATTCCAAAGAACTTCAATCGTGGATCGACGCGATCAATTTCGTATGTGCCAGTTTCTCCTGCCAGCCTTTAGAAGGAGCTGTGGGTTCTCAACGAAAATTTCAACGACCTCTGCTCCCCTGCAGTCACACGAAACTGTCACCT AGAGAACAATTACGGGACCACGAGGAAAGAGTTAGTAGGTTGGAGGCCGAATTGGAGGAGCACAGACGACATCCACCTGAAAGGGGGGCGAAGGCTCTTGCTGTACAAAATTATAAGGAAAAAGATGCCTATCTACATTACGAG CTGAAGAGATACAAGACGTACTCATACTTGTTAAGGTCAAGGCTGGCGTTTACGGAGGCAGAACCGTCTTTAGTCGAGAGCAGTATCGGTGAAGTGGATGAAGGAAGCGGGGCTTTACTGAACTCAGACGTGGCGTTAGTACCACCACCGGTTCCTGATCGACCAGCCATAAATAGGTACAGTTACAGGGCTGCCATTTACAACCGTAATCTGCTAAACGGTCAGGACTACGGCGGGGATATTGGTTGA
- the LOC143183871 gene encoding ABC transporter G family member 23, whose product METASTPPVVPTASLELKTRRAQFQTQASTLDTRRKQAVCVRRAFKKYGPKSNPNVILDGLNMTVPKGTIYGLLGASGCGKTTLLSCIVGRRRLNSGEIWVLGGRPGSTGSGVPGPRVGYMPQEVALYGEFSIRETFIYFGWCAGMTTQQIDEKMDFLLKLLQLPSENRFVKNLSGGQQRRVSFAAALLADPELLILDEPTVGVDPVLRQSIWDHLVHITKDSNKTIIITTHYIEETRQAGIIGLMRGGKLLAEESPTKLMEMHNVDTLEEVFLKLSKRQNMGLRRRSSILSSVTGVPPEADADDEMSGEFGDNVSVSSRRRSIAIADDGNVPELPPEEKGSSNFKMLDPQHMKALIWKNFLWMWRNVGIMMFIIGLPVLQIVLFCLSIGKDPVGLHIAVVNNELNNSMVPCVPSTGCDWTRLSCRFLQHLEKKSIVFLPYDSDADARNAVERGWAWAALSFPSNYSESLSARIEEGKDASDWSVMFANLQVVMDMSNQQIGQLLQRDLYSSYQDFAREVTVACNYSERLTSIPLNFKTPIYGPLEPNFTDFAAPGVILTIIFFLSVALTSGAMLLERNEGLLERSLVSGLTGPEILFAQVITQFVVMIGQTVMVLIFSFAVFRITCVGDVGWISTLTILTGLCGMCFGFVIACVCENERSATYMAMGSFLPIVMLCGIIWPIEGMHYILRYISFVLPLTKSTESMRSMLARGWPITNPSVYNGFIATFIWISAFMTLAILLIKFKKG is encoded by the exons ATGGAAACTGCCAGTACTCCGCCGGTTGTACCGACGGCTTCTTTGGAATTGAAAACACGAAGAGCACAATTTCAAACACAGGCTTCAACTTTGGATACGAGAAGAAAACAAGCGGTATGCGTCAGAAGAGCCTTCAAGAAATATGGCCCAAAGAGCAATCCTAATGTGATTCTGGATGGGCTAAATATGACTGTGCCAAAAGGCACGAT ATATGGACTGCTCGGTGCAAGTGGTTGTGGAAAGACCACATTGCTCTCCTGTATCGTGGGCCGAAGGCGCCTGAATTCTGGCGAGATCTGGGTACTCGGTGGTAGACCAGGATCCACAGGATCTGGTGTTCCTGGACCACGAGTGGGTTACATGCCACAGGAAGTCGCTCTCTATGGAGAATTTTCCATAAGGGAAACCTTCATCTATTTTGGTTGGTGCGCTGGCATGACGACGCAACAAATTGATGAAAAGATGGATTTCCTTCTGAAG TTGTTGCAGTTGCCATCTGAAAACCGTTTCGTTAAGAACCTGTCTGGTGGTCAGCAAAGAAGAGTGTCCTTCGCAGCGGCCTTGCTAGCTGATCCAGAATTGCTAATTTTGGATGAGCCCACCGTAGGCGTGGATCCAGTTTTGCGACAGAGTATCTGGGACCACTTGGTCCATATCACGAAGGACAGCAACAAAACCATCATTATCACCACTCATTACATCGAGGAGACGCGGCAAGCTGGCATCATTGGCCTGATGAGAGGTGGTAAATTATTAGCCGAAGAATCACCAACGAAACTGATGGAGATGCACAACGTTGACACCCTCGAGGAGGTGTTTCTGAAGTTGAGCAAACGACAGAACATGGGCCTCCGAAGACGAAGTAGCATCCTCAGCAGCGTAACTGGAGTCCCTCCAGAAGCT GACGCGGACGACGAGATGAGTGGAGAATTCGGTGACAATGTCAGTGTCTCCAGTCGAAGAAGAAGCATTGCCATTGCAGACGATGGAAAT GTACCAGAGCTACCCCCAGAAGAAAAAGGTTCCTCCAACTTCAAGATGCTGGATCCCCAGCACATGAAGGCTCTTATATGGAAGAACTTCTTGTGGATGTGGCGAAACGTTGG TATAATGATGTTCATCATCGGTCTTCCGGTTCTCCAAATCGTTTTATTCTGCCTCTCCATCGGCAAAGATCCAGTGGGCTTGCACATAGCGGTAGTCAACAATGAATTAAATAACAGTATGGTTCCTTGTGTGCCATCGACTGGCTGTGACTGGACACGCTTGAGCTGTCGATTTCTTCAGCATCTGGAGAAGAAATCGATAGTGTTTCTTCCTTACGACAGCGACGCCGATGCCAGAAATGCTGTCGAACGAGGCTGGGCCTGGGCTGCCTTGTCCTTTCCCTCCAATTACAGCGAGTCTCTTTCGGCTAGGATAGAGGAGGGCAAAGATGCAAGCGATTGGAGTGTCATGTTCGCCAACTTGCAAGTCGTCATGGATATGTCCA ATCAGCAAATCGGCCAATTGCTGCAGAGAGATCTCTACAGCTCCTATCAGGATTTTGCTCGAGAGGTGACAGTGGCTTGTAATTACAGCGAAAGATTAACAAGTATTCCGTTAAAC TTTAAAACACCGATCTATGGACCCCTGGAACCCAATTTCACGGACTTTGCAGCACCTGGTGTTATCCTAAC AATAATATTTTTCTTATCGGTTGCTTTAACTTCTGGTGCAATGTTACTTGAAAGAAACGAGGGGCTCCTCGAGAGAAGCTTAGTCTCAG GTTTGACTGGACCAGAGATCCTTTTTGCTCAAGTCATAACACAATTCGTGGTGATGATAGGGCAGACGGTTATGGTTCTAATATTTTCCTTCGCAGTCTTCAGGATCACCTGCGTGGGTGACGTTGGCTGGATCAGCACCTTGACTATCCTCACAGGCCTGTGTGGAATGTGTTTCG GATTCGTGATTGCCTGTGTCTGCGAGAACGAGAGAAGCGCCACTTACATGGCGATGGGATCTTTTCTACCCATTGTAATGTTGTGTGGAATTATTTGGCCCATCGAAGGGATGCATTACATATTAAGATACATCAGCTTCGTTCTGCCACTGACGAAGAGCACAGAATCGATGAGGTCCATGCTGGCCAGGGGATGGCCAATTACTAATCCCTCCGTCTACAATGGCTTTATTGCCACCTTTATCTGGATCAGCGCATTCATGACTCTTGCGATTTTGTTGATTAAGTTTAAAAAGGGTTAG